From a region of the Candidatus Hydrogenedentota bacterium genome:
- a CDS encoding aldo/keto reductase, whose translation MNYTYFGKTGIQVSEVCLGTMTFGKEADEKTANAIMERAVEKGINFFDTANIYCKGLTEEIVGRWLRPRRENIVLASKVHFPTGDDPNQRGSSRRHIHLEVDRSLQRLQTDWLDVLYLHHWDDHTEIEHSLDAISSLIERGKVHYCGVSNFSAWQIMKSIAVADAKGFAPIVAVQPMYNLLKRQVEVEILPLAAHEQLAVCPYSPIAAGLLTGKYHRGESGRIKENKMYIERYKDAAYMEVAGRFVEYAQAKGVSPAALANAWVISHPTITSAIVGARNLAQFDEALGCVDIRLTAEQRAEITALSIDPPLATDREPTEVAVSLLTGKSK comes from the coding sequence ATGAACTACACGTATTTCGGGAAGACCGGCATCCAGGTTTCGGAAGTCTGCCTGGGCACGATGACCTTTGGCAAAGAGGCCGATGAGAAAACGGCGAACGCGATCATGGAACGCGCTGTTGAGAAAGGGATCAACTTCTTTGACACGGCAAACATCTACTGTAAAGGCCTCACCGAGGAGATCGTAGGACGCTGGCTAAGACCGCGGCGAGAAAATATTGTTCTGGCCTCGAAAGTTCACTTTCCGACTGGCGATGACCCGAATCAGCGAGGGAGTTCGCGGCGGCATATTCACTTGGAAGTGGATCGCAGTCTGCAGCGACTGCAGACGGACTGGCTGGACGTGCTTTATCTTCACCATTGGGATGACCATACGGAGATTGAGCACAGTCTGGACGCGATTTCCTCACTGATCGAACGCGGCAAGGTGCACTACTGCGGTGTGTCGAATTTCTCCGCGTGGCAGATTATGAAGTCGATTGCTGTCGCCGATGCGAAGGGATTTGCTCCCATCGTGGCCGTGCAGCCGATGTACAACCTCCTCAAGCGGCAGGTTGAGGTGGAGATACTCCCGCTAGCTGCTCACGAGCAGTTGGCTGTTTGTCCGTACAGTCCCATTGCAGCGGGTCTGCTCACCGGGAAATACCATCGTGGCGAGTCAGGCCGAATCAAAGAGAACAAGATGTATATCGAGCGATACAAAGACGCCGCCTACATGGAAGTCGCGGGACGATTCGTGGAGTACGCACAGGCAAAGGGAGTATCGCCCGCCGCGCTCGCAAACGCCTGGGTGATCAGTCACCCCACGATCACAAGCGCAATTGTTGGCGCGCGCAATCTGGCGCAGTTCGATGAGGCTCTTGGGTGTGTCGATATCCGCCTGACGGCTGAGCAACGCGCCGAGATTACGGCGCTATCGATCGACCCGCCGCTCGCGACCGATCGCGAACCGACGGAGGTGGCAGTTAGCCTGCTGACCGGCAAGAGCAAGTAA